The Salvia splendens isolate huo1 chromosome 21, SspV2, whole genome shotgun sequence genome includes a window with the following:
- the LOC121783194 gene encoding protein kinase PINOID-like: MLVESRRNSDELITFSGKISSMSSDTTTLSHCTSFSRLSFELPASSPDQATAMKPHRSSDSSFQAIRLKSNLTFRDFSLVRQIGSGDIGRVYLCRLRGAADDGRLYAMKVVDNDVLALKKKTQRAETERKIMRLLDHPFLPTLFAEFEASNFSCVVMEFCAGGDLHTLRHKQPQKRFSLNAARFYAAEILVALEYLHMLGIIYRDLKPENVLVRSDGHIMLTDFDLSLCSAAIPAVEYPDFSPHPPSPAKSSAASALTPFSCISNRLFRSKKIQTLAVNRLFVAEPVAARSCSFVGTHEYVPPEVASGGAHGNAVDWWALGVFIYEMIYGRTPFAGGSNEATLRNITKQPLAFPGASCGASETHARRLISGLLNKDPNRRLGSKRGAAEVKTHPFFKGLNFALVRSTRPPAVPEGSNSSARRLETPPFCVF, from the exons ATGTTAGTCGAATCGCGGCGGAATTCCGACGAATTGATTACCTTCTCCGGCAAAATCAGCTCGATGAGCAGCGACACCACCACTCTAAGCCACTGCACCAGCTTCAGCCGCCTCTCCTTCGAGCTTCCGGCGAGCTCGCCTGATCAAGCGACGGCGATGAAACCGCACCGATCGTCGGACTCCTCGTTCCAGGCGATCCGCCTGAAATCGAACCTCACGTTCCGCGATTTCAGCCTCGTGCGCCAGATCGGCAGCGGCGACATCGGCCGCGTCTACCTCTGCCGCCTCCGCGGCGCGGCGGACGACGGCCGCCTCTACGCGATGAAGGTGGTGGACAACGACGTCCTCGCGTTGAAGAAGAAGACGCAGAGAGCGGAGACGGAGAGGAAGATCATGCGACTCCTCGATCATCCGTTTCTCCCCACGCTTTTCGCCGAATTCGAAGCTTCGAATTTCTCCTGCGTGGTTATGGAGTTCTGCGCCGGTGGCGATTTGCACACGCTTAGGCACAAACAGCCGCAGAAACGATTCTCTCTCAACGCCGCTAG ATTTTATGCAGCAGAGATTTTGGTAGCTCTAGAATATTTACACATGTTAGGAATAATCTACAGAGATTTGAAGCCGGAAAATGTGCTTGTTAGATCGGACGGTCACATAATGTTGACCGATTTTGACCTCTCTCTCTGCTCCGCCGCCATCCCCGCCGTCGAGTACCCTGACTTCTCGCCGCATCCGCCGTCGCCGGCGAAATCCTCCGCCGCCTCTGCACTGACTCCGTTCTCCTGCATCTCCAACCGCCTCTTCCGGTCGAAGAAGATCCAGACCCTGGCCGTGAACCGCCTGTTCGTGGCAGAGCCGGTGGCAGCGCGGTCGTGCTCCTTCGTCGGGACGCACGAGTACGTGCCGCCGGAAGTGGCCTCCGGTGGCGCCCACGGCAACGCCGTCGACTGGTGGGCGCTGGGCGTGTTCATCTATGAGATGATATACGGCCGGACGCCCTTCGCCGGGGGGAGCAACGAGGCGACGCTTCGCAACATTACGAAGCAACCCCTCGCCTTCCCCGGCGCGTCGTGCGGCGCAAGTGAGACGCATGCGCGGAGACTCATATCCGGGTTGCTCAACAAGGACCCGAACCGCCGGCTAGGGTCCAAACGCGGCGCGGCCGAGGTGAAGACGCACCCATTTTTCAAGGGGTTGAACTTCGCTTTGGTCCGCTCCACGAGGCCGCCGGCGGTGCCAGAGGGTTCGAACTCATCGGCGAGGCGCCTCGAAACGCCGCCGTTTTGTGTGTTTTAA